In a single window of the Olivibacter sp. SDN3 genome:
- a CDS encoding adenylosuccinate synthase, which translates to MKVDVLLGLQWGDEGKGKIVDVLTPKYDLIARFQGGPNAGHTLEFDNQKYVLNTIPSGIFNKKTLNLIGNGVVIDPIILKRELDNLKKSGFDPVATGKLVIARRAHLILPTHQLLDAASESNMGAGKIGSTLKGIGPTYMDKTGRNGIRVGDTTLPDFKERYQKLVDKHKSILSHYGEIPDFSDREQAFFEAIAYLKTIPHVDSDQLVNKYLAEGKSVLAEGAQGTLLDIDFGSYPFVTSSNTTTAGACTGLGIAPAKIGQVIGIFKAYCTRVGGGPFPTELDCAIGEKLRQIGHEFGATTGRSRRTGWIDLPALRYAIQLNGVTELVMTKADVLSGFDKINVCTHYIHNGEKIDYMPYDINTIKPEPVLETIQGWNEDITGITNIDQIPKALKSYISYLEDNLDVKIKYLSVGPDRTQTLILD; encoded by the coding sequence ATGAAAGTTGACGTGCTTTTGGGCCTGCAATGGGGCGACGAAGGTAAGGGTAAAATTGTGGATGTTTTAACACCCAAATACGATTTAATAGCTCGTTTTCAAGGAGGGCCAAATGCTGGCCATACATTAGAGTTTGATAACCAAAAATATGTTTTGAACACCATACCGTCCGGTATTTTCAATAAAAAGACTTTAAATTTAATTGGCAATGGCGTTGTTATAGACCCTATCATCTTAAAACGGGAGCTTGACAACCTTAAAAAGAGTGGCTTTGACCCCGTTGCCACAGGAAAGCTTGTCATCGCACGTCGGGCCCATCTCATTCTCCCTACCCATCAATTGTTAGACGCGGCTTCAGAAAGCAATATGGGAGCGGGCAAAATCGGATCTACCTTAAAAGGCATTGGTCCTACTTATATGGATAAAACTGGCAGAAATGGTATCCGTGTTGGAGATACAACATTACCCGATTTCAAAGAACGGTATCAAAAACTAGTAGATAAACACAAAAGCATCCTCTCTCATTACGGGGAAATTCCTGATTTTAGCGACCGTGAACAGGCTTTCTTCGAAGCCATAGCCTATCTAAAAACAATTCCACATGTAGACAGTGATCAGCTTGTGAACAAATATCTGGCGGAAGGAAAAAGTGTATTGGCAGAAGGTGCTCAGGGCACGCTACTTGATATTGACTTTGGATCCTACCCTTTTGTAACCTCCTCAAATACTACTACTGCAGGTGCTTGTACAGGTTTAGGTATAGCTCCGGCTAAAATTGGTCAAGTAATCGGTATCTTCAAAGCATATTGTACCAGAGTTGGCGGGGGCCCTTTCCCTACAGAACTTGATTGCGCGATTGGAGAAAAATTACGTCAGATAGGCCATGAGTTTGGTGCAACGACCGGACGCTCAAGACGCACCGGGTGGATCGATTTACCAGCGTTACGTTATGCAATCCAGCTTAACGGCGTAACCGAATTGGTGATGACTAAAGCTGATGTATTAAGTGGATTCGATAAAATTAACGTATGTACACATTACATCCATAATGGCGAAAAAATAGATTATATGCCCTACGACATAAACACGATTAAACCAGAACCCGTGCTTGAGACCATTCAAGGATGGAATGAAGATATCACTGGTATAACTAACATCGATCAAATTCCAAAGGCACTAAAATCTTACATTAGCTACTTAGAGGATAATTTAGACGTTAAAATAAAATACCTTTCCGTTGGACCAGATAGGACACAAACATTGATTTTGGATTAG
- a CDS encoding anthranilate synthase component I family protein — protein MISNHYYSDNIQLFIKKALQWASLFNSACCLHSQEHQLDLYSKFDTLIAAGAADELTDGESPFFPQLQNFFEKHSKKWIPGFLSYDLKNELENLETNHPNEQGFPDAYFFVPKHLILIRGNEVTIDSPSSRNVWEQIINTAVDDSFYFSGTVTAKMSKADYTRAFNKLLSHIQLGNIYEVNLCQEFYAEEVLFEPVKAFWQLSKISPTPFSCFFKQQEQYIISASPERFLARRDKKLISQPMKGTAPRGARREEDQQNIKNLRSNTKEISENIMIVDLVRNDLTRSASPASIHVRELMGVYTFKQVHQLISTVTAEEQPNLPATTSIKNTFPAGSMTGAPKISAMKLIDSYEKSRRGVYAGSIGYFAHDGDYDFNVVIRSLLYNAQNKRLSFHVGSAITAEAHAESEYQECLWKAKAIIKLLGVDVIHNT, from the coding sequence ATGATATCAAACCACTATTATTCGGATAATATACAACTGTTTATAAAGAAAGCCCTTCAATGGGCTTCTTTGTTTAACAGTGCTTGCTGTTTGCACAGCCAAGAACATCAATTAGACCTTTATAGTAAGTTTGACACACTGATTGCAGCAGGTGCTGCCGATGAGCTCACGGATGGAGAAAGCCCGTTTTTCCCGCAATTACAAAATTTTTTCGAAAAACATTCAAAAAAATGGATACCAGGGTTTCTTTCGTACGATTTAAAAAACGAGCTGGAAAACCTTGAAACCAACCATCCCAATGAACAAGGATTCCCTGACGCCTATTTTTTTGTACCTAAACACCTTATTCTCATCAGAGGAAATGAAGTCACCATCGATAGCCCTTCCAGCCGAAACGTATGGGAACAAATCATAAATACTGCTGTAGACGACTCCTTCTATTTTTCAGGAACGGTTACGGCTAAAATGAGTAAGGCGGATTATACCCGGGCATTCAATAAATTACTGTCCCATATACAGCTAGGTAACATATATGAAGTTAATCTTTGCCAGGAATTTTATGCGGAAGAGGTGCTTTTTGAGCCTGTTAAAGCTTTTTGGCAATTAAGCAAGATATCACCCACGCCATTTTCCTGCTTTTTTAAACAGCAAGAGCAATATATTATATCCGCTTCTCCGGAGCGATTTTTAGCTAGAAGAGACAAGAAACTTATATCACAACCAATGAAAGGTACGGCGCCAAGAGGGGCTAGAAGAGAGGAGGATCAGCAAAACATAAAGAACCTCCGCTCAAATACGAAAGAGATCAGCGAAAACATTATGATCGTTGATTTAGTGAGAAACGACTTAACACGCAGTGCGTCACCCGCTTCTATCCATGTGCGAGAGCTTATGGGAGTTTACACCTTTAAGCAAGTGCATCAACTGATCTCCACCGTGACGGCAGAAGAACAGCCAAATCTACCTGCTACAACTAGTATCAAAAACACTTTCCCTGCCGGTTCTATGACCGGAGCGCCAAAAATAAGCGCAATGAAGTTAATAGATAGCTATGAAAAAAGCAGAAGAGGCGTTTATGCCGGTTCAATTGGGTATTTTGCACATGATGGAGATTATGATTTTAATGTGGTTATCCGCTCCCTTCTGTACAACGCACAAAACAAGCGGTTATCGTTTCATGTAGGCAGTGCTATCACCGCAGAAGCACACGCGGAGAGCGAATATCAGGAGTGCCTTTGGAAAGCAAAGGCCATAATAAAACTATTGGGCGTTGATGTGATACATAACACGTGA
- a CDS encoding DUF4294 domain-containing protein, with product MKILHLLLINFLLFFGGKCLAQQQVNVNKDSLANTTEVPTNTKPIMMPTVVVDGERMPWMMLREVVITDYRVFKTPEDRAKYNRLKYNVLKVLPYAKFAEERYDRLQRELAVTREKKEQKRLIKNCEKEIKAMFNREIKKMSISQGEILIKLIDRQTGNSSYELVRELRGGVNAFFYQSVAKVFGHNLKNTYDPEQERDIENIIRSHANNANRYFY from the coding sequence ATGAAAATTTTACATCTATTGTTAATTAATTTTCTGCTTTTTTTTGGAGGAAAGTGCTTGGCGCAACAGCAGGTTAATGTTAATAAAGATAGTTTAGCTAATACTACAGAAGTCCCTACAAATACCAAGCCAATTATGATGCCTACCGTCGTTGTCGATGGCGAACGTATGCCTTGGATGATGCTAAGGGAGGTTGTTATTACTGACTACCGGGTTTTTAAAACTCCGGAAGATAGGGCGAAATATAATCGCTTAAAATATAATGTGCTAAAGGTACTCCCATATGCCAAATTTGCAGAAGAACGATATGATAGGCTGCAACGTGAACTTGCTGTTACCCGGGAAAAGAAAGAGCAAAAACGTTTAATAAAGAATTGTGAGAAAGAGATAAAGGCAATGTTCAATAGAGAGATAAAAAAAATGTCTATTTCGCAAGGTGAGATACTAATTAAGCTGATAGATAGGCAGACAGGAAATTCAAGTTATGAGTTGGTGCGCGAACTAAGAGGAGGTGTGAATGCCTTCTTTTACCAATCGGTGGCAAAGGTTTTTGGACATAACCTCAAAAATACCTATGATCCTGAACAGGAACGGGACATAGAGAATATCATTCGTAGCCACGCAAACAACGCTAATCGTTATTTTTATTAG
- the bshB1 gene encoding bacillithiol biosynthesis deacetylase BshB1 — protein sequence MNLDILVITAHPDDAELGCSGTVLKHVALGKKIGVVDLTRGELGTRGTPEKRALEAEDAAEILGISVRDNLGLRDGFFKNEEYEQLEVVKVVRKYKPEIIITNALSDRHPDHGRAGDLVNDACFLAGLRKIATEIDGVLQEVHRPRLLLQLIQDHYIEPDIVVDVSDFWDQKIASIKAYKSQFFNEDYDLDEPRTYISNPEFITIIEARAKEYGKYIGAQYAEGFTCRRLLGVDDLFDLR from the coding sequence GTGAATTTAGATATTTTGGTAATTACCGCGCATCCAGATGATGCTGAGCTTGGTTGCTCAGGTACGGTCCTAAAACATGTAGCATTAGGAAAGAAGATTGGTGTAGTTGACTTAACACGTGGTGAATTGGGAACACGTGGTACCCCTGAAAAAAGAGCTTTAGAGGCTGAAGATGCTGCTGAAATATTAGGTATAAGCGTTCGCGATAATCTTGGCTTAAGAGATGGATTTTTTAAAAATGAAGAATACGAACAGCTGGAGGTAGTAAAGGTAGTCAGAAAGTATAAGCCTGAAATTATTATCACAAATGCACTTTCTGATAGGCACCCTGATCATGGGCGAGCGGGAGATCTGGTAAATGATGCTTGTTTTTTAGCAGGTTTACGTAAAATTGCCACTGAAATTGATGGTGTCTTGCAAGAAGTACATCGGCCTAGGTTGTTATTGCAATTAATTCAGGACCATTATATTGAGCCTGACATTGTTGTTGATGTGAGTGATTTCTGGGATCAGAAGATTGCGAGCATTAAAGCGTATAAATCGCAATTTTTTAACGAGGATTATGATTTAGATGAGCCACGAACATATATTTCTAATCCTGAATTTATCACCATTATTGAAGCGAGGGCAAAGGAGTATGGTAAATATATTGGTGCGCAATATGCCGAAGGTTTTACGTGTAGACGACTGCTAGGAGTGGATGATCTTTTTGATTTAAGATGA
- a CDS encoding glutathione peroxidase, whose translation MDRIYQFCAMKPDGSVVDFSIYQNKVLLIVNTASGCGFAPQYQQLETLYSRYKNRGFEVLAFPSNDFGKQEKLNGEALQEYCDKDQKLSFTVYDRIKVKGNDAHPVYKFLGDKLLNGKTNSKPLWNFHKYLINKEGKVEDYFYSFTKPFSKRVIKKIEKLL comes from the coding sequence ATGGATAGGATTTATCAATTTTGTGCAATGAAGCCTGACGGTTCTGTTGTTGATTTTAGTATTTATCAAAACAAAGTTTTATTGATTGTTAATACAGCTAGCGGCTGTGGTTTCGCTCCGCAGTATCAACAGTTGGAAACACTTTATAGCCGTTATAAGAACCGTGGATTTGAAGTGTTAGCGTTTCCCAGCAACGATTTTGGCAAACAAGAAAAACTAAATGGGGAAGCTTTGCAGGAGTATTGCGATAAAGACCAAAAATTAAGTTTTACCGTTTATGATCGAATAAAGGTGAAAGGAAACGATGCTCATCCTGTTTATAAGTTCTTAGGGGATAAATTATTAAATGGAAAAACCAACAGTAAGCCTTTATGGAATTTTCATAAGTACTTAATCAACAAAGAGGGTAAGGTAGAGGATTATTTTTATAGTTTTACCAAACCCTTTTCCAAACGAGTGATAAAGAAAATAGAAAAGTTGTTATGA
- a CDS encoding Fur family transcriptional regulator has product MSTTETTSMVRKIFEAYLENKSLRKTPERFAILEEIYSRNDHFDVESLYIHMKNKKYRVSRATVYNTLELLVSCDLVTKHQFGKNMAQFEKSYGYKQHDHIICIECGKVVEFCDPRIHQIQSMMGELLKFDIKHHSLNLYGVCSDCNDHCPEKEKMDKETNHKEVFSA; this is encoded by the coding sequence ATGTCTACAACAGAAACGACAAGCATGGTCAGAAAAATTTTCGAGGCTTATCTCGAAAATAAAAGCCTACGCAAAACTCCGGAACGCTTTGCCATCTTGGAAGAGATATACTCTCGCAATGACCATTTTGATGTGGAATCACTATATATCCACATGAAAAATAAAAAGTATAGGGTAAGCAGAGCAACTGTATATAACACGTTAGAGCTTTTAGTTTCATGTGATTTGGTTACAAAACACCAATTTGGGAAGAATATGGCCCAATTTGAAAAATCTTATGGTTATAAACAACATGATCATATTATCTGCATAGAATGTGGTAAGGTTGTTGAATTCTGTGATCCGCGTATCCATCAAATACAAAGCATGATGGGAGAACTTTTAAAGTTTGACATCAAGCATCACTCATTAAACCTATATGGTGTTTGTAGTGACTGTAATGATCATTGTCCTGAGAAGGAGAAGATGGATAAGGAAACAAACCACAAAGAGGTTTTTTCCGCTTAA
- a CDS encoding bifunctional (p)ppGpp synthetase/guanosine-3',5'-bis(diphosphate) 3'-pyrophosphohydrolase, with protein sequence MKELVIDLEAEKKEILKRYRALLRACKPTLQKGDKQMIRRAFDMALENHKDMRRKSGEPYIYHPIAVAQIAAEEIGLGTTSIVCALLHDVVEDTDITLDEIEREFGKKVARIIDGLTKISGIFDPNSSIQAENFRKMLLTLADDVRVILIKLADRLHNMRTMEFMARDKQLKIASETSYLYAPLAHRLGLYAIKSELEDLSMKYTDPDTYKFIARKLNEKKAERERYIKEFIGPIQEILLEQGINANVFGRPKSIHSIWNKMRKKSIPFEEVYDLFAIRVIIDTTQEMEKAECWKAYSIVTDLYRPNPDRLRDWISSPKANGYESLHTTVMGAKGQWVEVQIRTKRMNEIAEKGFAAHWKYKESNSDSGLDQWIQKVRDILSNPESNALDFVDDFKMNLFSDEIFIFTPKGSLIQLPLDATALDFAFEIHSDLGASCIGAKVNHKLVPLSHKLSNGDQVEIITSNKQTPKEDWLNFVVTAKAKSKIKSALKEEKRRIAEDGKEILERKLKSIKITYNTDNLNKLAAYLKLPSTQDLFYNVAKGEIDLKQLKEFAVAERAIDTTSGASTKIDHHVEGLVKKVEKKDKETLLIGDDFQKLDYTLSACCNPIPGDDVFGFVTVNDGIKIHRTNCPNASKLMANYGYRIVKAKWTSQQELAFLTGLRIVGIDDVGLVNKITTVISQDFKINIRSITISSNQGIFEGSIMVYVNNTGHLETLIKKLKQIKGITGITRFDSEP encoded by the coding sequence ATGAAGGAATTAGTGATTGATCTTGAGGCCGAAAAAAAGGAAATATTAAAACGCTATCGTGCATTGCTTAGAGCGTGTAAACCTACTTTGCAAAAAGGTGATAAGCAAATGATTCGGCGCGCCTTTGATATGGCACTCGAAAATCACAAAGATATGCGACGCAAGTCTGGTGAGCCCTACATTTATCATCCAATTGCTGTTGCACAAATTGCTGCAGAAGAAATAGGTTTAGGTACTACTTCAATTGTTTGCGCGCTCCTTCATGATGTAGTTGAAGATACGGACATAACCCTTGATGAAATTGAACGTGAATTCGGCAAAAAAGTTGCCCGCATCATCGATGGTCTAACAAAAATATCAGGCATTTTCGATCCTAACAGTTCAATTCAAGCGGAGAATTTCAGAAAGATGTTATTAACACTTGCCGATGACGTCCGTGTTATCCTGATTAAACTCGCCGATCGCTTGCACAATATGCGTACCATGGAATTTATGGCCCGTGATAAGCAGTTGAAAATCGCATCGGAAACGAGCTATTTATACGCGCCGCTTGCTCACCGATTGGGTTTGTATGCTATCAAATCGGAACTGGAAGATCTTTCCATGAAATATACTGATCCAGACACCTATAAATTTATCGCTAGAAAATTAAATGAAAAAAAGGCCGAACGAGAAAGGTACATTAAAGAGTTTATTGGCCCTATTCAAGAAATACTTTTAGAGCAAGGAATTAATGCCAATGTTTTTGGCCGTCCAAAATCTATCCACTCCATTTGGAACAAAATGCGAAAAAAGTCTATTCCTTTTGAAGAAGTTTACGACCTATTCGCTATTAGAGTTATTATAGACACCACGCAAGAAATGGAGAAGGCCGAATGTTGGAAAGCCTATTCGATAGTAACAGACCTATACCGCCCAAACCCAGATAGATTGCGCGATTGGATTTCATCCCCAAAAGCTAACGGTTATGAATCTTTGCATACAACCGTAATGGGAGCTAAAGGCCAATGGGTGGAAGTACAGATTCGAACCAAAAGGATGAACGAAATTGCGGAGAAAGGTTTCGCAGCTCATTGGAAATATAAAGAGTCAAACTCCGATAGCGGACTGGATCAATGGATTCAAAAGGTAAGAGACATTTTGAGTAACCCAGAATCGAACGCATTGGATTTTGTAGATGATTTCAAGATGAATCTCTTTTCTGATGAGATTTTTATCTTTACACCAAAAGGTTCTCTAATTCAGTTACCGCTAGACGCTACTGCGCTCGACTTTGCATTTGAAATACATTCCGATCTTGGCGCAAGCTGTATCGGTGCAAAGGTAAACCACAAACTTGTACCATTATCGCATAAGTTATCAAACGGTGATCAAGTGGAGATTATTACCTCAAACAAGCAAACTCCCAAAGAAGATTGGTTGAACTTTGTGGTAACAGCCAAAGCTAAATCGAAGATAAAATCCGCATTAAAAGAAGAAAAGCGCCGGATAGCAGAAGATGGCAAGGAGATATTAGAACGAAAGCTCAAATCAATAAAAATCACATACAATACAGACAACCTCAATAAGCTCGCGGCATACTTAAAGCTGCCTTCAACTCAGGATCTATTTTATAATGTCGCTAAAGGAGAAATTGATCTAAAGCAATTGAAGGAATTTGCAGTAGCGGAGCGGGCAATAGATACCACCAGCGGTGCCAGCACTAAAATAGACCATCATGTTGAAGGGCTGGTAAAAAAAGTTGAGAAAAAAGACAAGGAAACACTATTGATTGGAGATGATTTTCAGAAGTTAGATTACACCCTATCAGCATGTTGCAACCCTATACCTGGAGATGACGTGTTCGGTTTTGTGACCGTAAATGATGGTATTAAAATCCATCGAACCAATTGTCCGAACGCATCTAAGCTTATGGCTAATTACGGATATAGAATTGTAAAAGCCAAATGGACCTCTCAACAAGAACTCGCGTTCTTGACTGGGCTACGAATAGTTGGAATTGATGATGTAGGTTTAGTTAACAAAATTACAACTGTCATTTCTCAAGACTTTAAAATTAATATTCGTTCCATCACCATTAGCAGCAATCAGGGAATTTTTGAAGGTTCTATAATGGTCTACGTCAACAATACAGGTCATTTAGAAACTCTAATAAAGAAATTAAAGCAAATTAAAGGCATAACCGGCATTACACGGTTTGATTCCGAACCATAA
- a CDS encoding universal stress protein, whose translation MADSPLTIKTQRILIAVEDSKYSEKAVRYGYHLANAFDGQVALVHVIDPPTTSTYGAVDPIMGVNPVYIPEINEVQEDASEELLNRLIAGWAGPSENITKFSKIGQPRQEILTVANEWQADLIVLGTHGRTGFDHFISGSVSEGVARRSVCPVIIVPYKDDDITE comes from the coding sequence ATGGCTGACTCACCTTTAACAATAAAAACCCAACGCATCCTTATTGCTGTAGAGGATAGCAAATACTCCGAAAAAGCAGTACGTTACGGCTACCATTTAGCAAATGCTTTTGATGGACAGGTTGCGTTGGTTCATGTGATTGACCCTCCTACCACTAGTACTTACGGCGCTGTCGATCCTATAATGGGGGTTAATCCTGTTTACATTCCAGAAATCAATGAAGTACAAGAAGACGCTTCTGAAGAACTGCTGAACCGACTTATAGCAGGTTGGGCCGGCCCATCGGAAAACATCACTAAATTTAGTAAGATTGGACAACCTAGACAAGAAATACTCACTGTTGCGAACGAGTGGCAGGCTGACCTAATTGTTTTGGGTACTCATGGGAGAACCGGATTTGATCACTTTATTTCGGGTAGTGTTTCTGAAGGCGTGGCCAGACGATCTGTTTGTCCGGTAATAATTGTGCCTTATAAAGATGACGATATTACCGAGTGA
- a CDS encoding 4Fe-4S dicluster domain-containing protein, with protein MAIKITDECINCGACEPECPNNAIYDAGMAWRFSDGTELSGVIDFGDGTTLNADEAQEAISDEIYYIVSDKCTECVGFHDEPQCAAVCPVDCCVDDEDIRETEEELLAKKAWLHAE; from the coding sequence ATGGCGATTAAAATTACAGATGAGTGTATAAACTGCGGAGCGTGTGAACCGGAATGCCCAAATAATGCTATTTATGATGCTGGAATGGCTTGGCGTTTTTCAGATGGCACAGAGCTTAGCGGTGTGATTGATTTTGGCGACGGAACCACCTTAAATGCCGATGAAGCTCAAGAAGCAATATCGGATGAAATATATTATATCGTTTCTGATAAATGTACCGAGTGTGTTGGTTTTCACGACGAACCTCAATGTGCGGCGGTCTGCCCAGTAGATTGTTGTGTTGATGATGAAGATATTAGGGAAACAGAAGAAGAATTGTTAGCTAAAAAGGCTTGGCTACATGCCGAGTAA
- a CDS encoding acyl-CoA dehydrogenase family protein, with translation MSNTFTKVKQAINLFKNIDFDQLAKISQKVDLKKVMDGFSKLDDAQLKGLMKMMDGGKTKRELPPINGDFYELNERLNEEDRALQLKVRTFMENEVKPLVNKYWLHDEFPHELIPKFGELGLAGITYEGYGCPNRSFLMEGVLAMEMARVDASIATFFGVQSGLAMGSIYLCGSEEQKREWLPQMNKMEKIGAFGLTEPEVGSGAAGGLTTTCKKTEDGWVLNGQKKWIGNATFADVTIIWAKDIGDGQVKGFLLRKDTPGFTVEKIKGKMALRIVQNGLITLKDCVVQEKDRLQQANSFKDTANVLRMTRAGVAWMAVGCARGAYENALDYTRNRKQFGKPIASFQLIQNHLVEMLSNLTAMQTLVFRLSEIQDAGYLKDEHASLAKVFCSLRTRDIVSQAREVMGGNGILLEHDVARFVADAEAIYSYEGTKEINSLIVGRAITGMSAFV, from the coding sequence ATGTCCAATACATTCACGAAAGTAAAGCAAGCGATCAATTTGTTTAAGAATATAGACTTTGATCAGCTGGCAAAAATATCTCAGAAAGTTGACCTCAAGAAAGTGATGGATGGTTTTTCTAAGTTGGATGATGCTCAATTGAAGGGACTTATGAAAATGATGGATGGCGGAAAGACGAAACGTGAATTGCCTCCTATTAATGGTGACTTTTACGAACTGAATGAGCGATTGAACGAGGAAGACCGGGCACTGCAGTTGAAGGTGCGTACTTTTATGGAGAACGAAGTTAAACCACTTGTAAATAAGTATTGGTTGCATGATGAATTCCCACACGAATTAATACCCAAGTTTGGAGAGCTCGGCCTTGCTGGAATTACTTACGAAGGTTATGGCTGTCCAAATAGATCTTTTTTAATGGAGGGCGTGTTGGCGATGGAGATGGCAAGGGTAGATGCTTCAATTGCTACGTTTTTTGGCGTGCAAAGCGGCCTAGCAATGGGTTCAATATACCTATGCGGTTCAGAAGAGCAGAAACGAGAGTGGTTACCCCAGATGAATAAAATGGAAAAAATAGGTGCTTTCGGATTGACCGAACCGGAAGTGGGTTCGGGTGCAGCTGGCGGATTGACAACTACTTGTAAGAAAACCGAGGATGGATGGGTGTTGAATGGGCAGAAAAAGTGGATTGGCAATGCTACCTTTGCTGACGTAACTATCATATGGGCAAAGGATATTGGCGATGGGCAGGTGAAAGGTTTTCTATTGAGAAAAGATACACCAGGCTTCACGGTTGAAAAGATTAAGGGAAAAATGGCATTGCGTATCGTGCAGAATGGCCTAATTACTTTAAAAGATTGTGTGGTACAGGAAAAGGATAGGTTGCAACAGGCAAACTCGTTTAAAGACACCGCTAACGTGTTAAGGATGACCAGGGCAGGCGTGGCATGGATGGCTGTGGGATGTGCTAGAGGGGCATATGAAAATGCATTGGATTATACCCGTAACCGTAAACAGTTTGGTAAACCGATTGCCTCATTTCAGCTCATACAGAATCATTTAGTAGAGATGCTCTCTAACCTTACGGCCATGCAGACTTTGGTTTTCAGACTTTCTGAGATACAAGATGCTGGTTATTTGAAGGATGAACATGCCTCATTGGCCAAGGTATTCTGCTCCTTACGCACAAGGGATATCGTAAGTCAGGCTCGTGAAGTAATGGGAGGGAACGGTATTTTGTTAGAGCACGATGTTGCGCGTTTCGTAGCCGATGCGGAGGCAATTTATTCGTACGAAGGTACGAAAGAAATTAACTCATTGATTGTTGGGCGGGCGATCACTGGAATGAGTGCATTCGTTTAA
- a CDS encoding acyl-CoA reductase, with protein sequence MNIHNLTTNKRIEAFSALGKYILEDTVSMTSLIDEAAHYNSWFTSENIKSSLTALANNLSVDKLSKWLESYPTVDIPTNKTVGLVLAGNIPMVGFHDILCVLITGFNVQIKLSSDDKILIPYLLKQLITFEPAFEGSINYTERLHNFDLIIATGSNNTARYFEYYFKHVPHIIRKNRNSIAVVHGDERPQELQQLGHDIFDYFGLGCRNVSKIYFPKNYAVSTFFEAIEPFISVINHHKYHNNYDYNKSIYLVNGDEHFDNGFLLLKEDERIASPLAVAYYQTYETLSDLINQLNKQENHIQCIVSNKTIKTKTPLFPLGHSQRPALNDYADGINTIDFLVQNK encoded by the coding sequence TTGAACATTCATAATTTGACAACCAATAAACGCATTGAAGCGTTCTCCGCACTTGGCAAGTATATATTAGAAGATACAGTATCTATGACCTCATTGATTGATGAGGCTGCCCATTATAACAGTTGGTTCACATCAGAAAACATAAAAAGCTCGCTTACGGCCTTGGCAAACAACCTTTCGGTAGATAAGCTATCCAAATGGTTAGAATCATATCCTACTGTCGATATCCCAACTAATAAAACTGTGGGACTAGTATTAGCTGGAAATATTCCAATGGTTGGCTTTCATGATATACTCTGTGTTTTAATTACAGGTTTTAACGTGCAGATAAAGCTATCCTCAGATGACAAGATACTGATACCATATTTATTGAAGCAGTTAATCACTTTTGAACCAGCATTTGAAGGATCCATCAATTATACGGAAAGACTACATAATTTTGATCTGATCATTGCTACCGGGAGCAACAATACGGCACGTTATTTTGAATATTACTTTAAACACGTACCGCATATTATCCGAAAAAACCGAAACAGCATTGCCGTTGTACATGGAGATGAGAGGCCGCAGGAACTGCAACAATTAGGTCACGATATTTTCGATTATTTCGGCCTGGGGTGCAGGAATGTTTCAAAAATTTATTTCCCAAAGAACTATGCAGTCAGTACATTTTTTGAAGCTATTGAGCCCTTTATTTCCGTTATCAATCACCATAAATATCATAATAACTATGATTATAACAAATCAATTTATTTAGTTAACGGCGACGAACATTTTGACAATGGCTTCCTATTATTGAAAGAAGACGAGAGAATAGCGTCGCCATTAGCCGTTGCATATTATCAAACCTATGAGACTTTAAGTGATTTAATCAACCAATTAAATAAACAAGAAAATCATATACAATGTATAGTAAGTAATAAAACGATAAAAACAAAAACACCACTATTCCCTCTAGGCCATAGCCAAAGGCCAGCACTAAATGATTACGCCGACGGCATAAACACCATAGATTTTTTGGTCCAGAATAAATAA